Proteins encoded within one genomic window of Canis lupus dingo isolate Sandy chromosome 28, ASM325472v2, whole genome shotgun sequence:
- the WBP1L gene encoding WW domain binding protein 1-like isoform X2, with product MHQLRAEGTRVERVERVERQPSRLRLQREDKETCVGTNNQSYICDTGHCCGQSQCCNYYYELWWFWLVWTIIIILSCCCVCHHRRAKHRLQAQQRQHEINLIAYREAHNYSALPFYFRFLPNYLLPPYEEVVNRPPTPPPPYSAFQLQQQQLPAPCGPTGGSPPGADPPRGPQGAQSSPLSGPSRSSTRPPSIADPEPSDVPTGTAATKAPGMEPSGSVAGLGELDPGAFLDKDSDCKEELLRDYSSEQGSALPDSKDKTPGRHRRFTGDSGIEVCVCNRGHHDDDLKEFHTLIDDALDGPLDFCDSCHVRSLGDEEEGLCQPSEEQAREPGHPHLPRPPACLLLNTINEQDSPNSQSSSSPS from the exons gataagGAAACCTGTGTGGGCACCAACAATCAAAGCTACATTTGTGACACAGGACATTGCTGTGGACAGTCTCAGTGCTGCAACTACTACTATGAACTCTGGT ggttCTGGCTGGTGTggaccatcatcatcatcctgaGCTGCTGCTGTGTGTGCCACCACCGCCGAGCCAAGCATCGCCTTCAGGCCCAGCAGCGGCAGCATGAGATCAACCTGATTGCCTACCGAGAAGCCCACAATTACTCAGCGCTGCCATTTTATTTCA GGTTTTTGCCAAACTATTTACTACCTCCTTATGAGGAAGTGGTGAACCGACCTCCGACTCCTCCCCCACCGTACAGTGCCTTCcagctccagcagcagcagctgcctgCACCTTGTGGTCCTACGGGCGGCAGCCCCCCAGGCGCCGacccccccaggggcccccagggcGCGCAGAGCAGTCCCTTGTCTGGGCCCAGCAGAAGCAGCACGAGACCCCCAAGCATCGCTGACCCTGAGCCCTCCGACGTGCCCACCGGCACAGCAGCCACCAAAGCCcccgggatggagcccagtgGCTCTGTGGCTGGCCTGGGGGAGCTGGACCCTGGGGCCTTCCTGGACAAAGATTCCGACTGTAAGGAGGAGCTGCTGAGAGACTACAGCTCCGAGCAGGGCAGCGCCCTCCCCGATAGCAAAGACAAGACGCCTGGCAGACACCGCCGCTTCACGGGTGACTCGGGcattgaggtgtgtgtgtgcaaccGGGGCCACCATGACGATGACCTCAAGGAGTTCCACACGCTCATTGACGACGCTCTGGATGGACCCCTGGACTTCTGTGACAGCTGCCACGTGCGGTCCCTGGGCGACGAGGAGGAAGGGCTCTGTCAGCCCTCCGAGGAGCAGGCCCGAGAGCCCGGGCACCCCCACCTGCCACGGCCCCCCGCCTGCCTGCTGCTGAACACCATCAATGAGCAGGACTCCCCAAACTCGCAGAGCAGCAGCTCTCCCAGCTAG
- the WBP1L gene encoding WW domain binding protein 1-like isoform X1: MERRRLLGGMALLLLQALPSPLSARAEPPQDKETCVGTNNQSYICDTGHCCGQSQCCNYYYELWWFWLVWTIIIILSCCCVCHHRRAKHRLQAQQRQHEINLIAYREAHNYSALPFYFRFLPNYLLPPYEEVVNRPPTPPPPYSAFQLQQQQLPAPCGPTGGSPPGADPPRGPQGAQSSPLSGPSRSSTRPPSIADPEPSDVPTGTAATKAPGMEPSGSVAGLGELDPGAFLDKDSDCKEELLRDYSSEQGSALPDSKDKTPGRHRRFTGDSGIEVCVCNRGHHDDDLKEFHTLIDDALDGPLDFCDSCHVRSLGDEEEGLCQPSEEQAREPGHPHLPRPPACLLLNTINEQDSPNSQSSSSPS; the protein is encoded by the exons gataagGAAACCTGTGTGGGCACCAACAATCAAAGCTACATTTGTGACACAGGACATTGCTGTGGACAGTCTCAGTGCTGCAACTACTACTATGAACTCTGGT ggttCTGGCTGGTGTggaccatcatcatcatcctgaGCTGCTGCTGTGTGTGCCACCACCGCCGAGCCAAGCATCGCCTTCAGGCCCAGCAGCGGCAGCATGAGATCAACCTGATTGCCTACCGAGAAGCCCACAATTACTCAGCGCTGCCATTTTATTTCA GGTTTTTGCCAAACTATTTACTACCTCCTTATGAGGAAGTGGTGAACCGACCTCCGACTCCTCCCCCACCGTACAGTGCCTTCcagctccagcagcagcagctgcctgCACCTTGTGGTCCTACGGGCGGCAGCCCCCCAGGCGCCGacccccccaggggcccccagggcGCGCAGAGCAGTCCCTTGTCTGGGCCCAGCAGAAGCAGCACGAGACCCCCAAGCATCGCTGACCCTGAGCCCTCCGACGTGCCCACCGGCACAGCAGCCACCAAAGCCcccgggatggagcccagtgGCTCTGTGGCTGGCCTGGGGGAGCTGGACCCTGGGGCCTTCCTGGACAAAGATTCCGACTGTAAGGAGGAGCTGCTGAGAGACTACAGCTCCGAGCAGGGCAGCGCCCTCCCCGATAGCAAAGACAAGACGCCTGGCAGACACCGCCGCTTCACGGGTGACTCGGGcattgaggtgtgtgtgtgcaaccGGGGCCACCATGACGATGACCTCAAGGAGTTCCACACGCTCATTGACGACGCTCTGGATGGACCCCTGGACTTCTGTGACAGCTGCCACGTGCGGTCCCTGGGCGACGAGGAGGAAGGGCTCTGTCAGCCCTCCGAGGAGCAGGCCCGAGAGCCCGGGCACCCCCACCTGCCACGGCCCCCCGCCTGCCTGCTGCTGAACACCATCAATGAGCAGGACTCCCCAAACTCGCAGAGCAGCAGCTCTCCCAGCTAG
- the WBP1L gene encoding WW domain binding protein 1-like isoform X3, with translation MPFLLGLRQDKETCVGTNNQSYICDTGHCCGQSQCCNYYYELWWFWLVWTIIIILSCCCVCHHRRAKHRLQAQQRQHEINLIAYREAHNYSALPFYFRFLPNYLLPPYEEVVNRPPTPPPPYSAFQLQQQQLPAPCGPTGGSPPGADPPRGPQGAQSSPLSGPSRSSTRPPSIADPEPSDVPTGTAATKAPGMEPSGSVAGLGELDPGAFLDKDSDCKEELLRDYSSEQGSALPDSKDKTPGRHRRFTGDSGIEVCVCNRGHHDDDLKEFHTLIDDALDGPLDFCDSCHVRSLGDEEEGLCQPSEEQAREPGHPHLPRPPACLLLNTINEQDSPNSQSSSSPS, from the exons gataagGAAACCTGTGTGGGCACCAACAATCAAAGCTACATTTGTGACACAGGACATTGCTGTGGACAGTCTCAGTGCTGCAACTACTACTATGAACTCTGGT ggttCTGGCTGGTGTggaccatcatcatcatcctgaGCTGCTGCTGTGTGTGCCACCACCGCCGAGCCAAGCATCGCCTTCAGGCCCAGCAGCGGCAGCATGAGATCAACCTGATTGCCTACCGAGAAGCCCACAATTACTCAGCGCTGCCATTTTATTTCA GGTTTTTGCCAAACTATTTACTACCTCCTTATGAGGAAGTGGTGAACCGACCTCCGACTCCTCCCCCACCGTACAGTGCCTTCcagctccagcagcagcagctgcctgCACCTTGTGGTCCTACGGGCGGCAGCCCCCCAGGCGCCGacccccccaggggcccccagggcGCGCAGAGCAGTCCCTTGTCTGGGCCCAGCAGAAGCAGCACGAGACCCCCAAGCATCGCTGACCCTGAGCCCTCCGACGTGCCCACCGGCACAGCAGCCACCAAAGCCcccgggatggagcccagtgGCTCTGTGGCTGGCCTGGGGGAGCTGGACCCTGGGGCCTTCCTGGACAAAGATTCCGACTGTAAGGAGGAGCTGCTGAGAGACTACAGCTCCGAGCAGGGCAGCGCCCTCCCCGATAGCAAAGACAAGACGCCTGGCAGACACCGCCGCTTCACGGGTGACTCGGGcattgaggtgtgtgtgtgcaaccGGGGCCACCATGACGATGACCTCAAGGAGTTCCACACGCTCATTGACGACGCTCTGGATGGACCCCTGGACTTCTGTGACAGCTGCCACGTGCGGTCCCTGGGCGACGAGGAGGAAGGGCTCTGTCAGCCCTCCGAGGAGCAGGCCCGAGAGCCCGGGCACCCCCACCTGCCACGGCCCCCCGCCTGCCTGCTGCTGAACACCATCAATGAGCAGGACTCCCCAAACTCGCAGAGCAGCAGCTCTCCCAGCTAG